From the Burkholderia ubonensis subsp. mesacidophila genome, the window CCGCGTCGAGCCCCGCGAGCACCGCCGCGCCCTTGCCGCGGTTCTCCGGCAGCACGATCACGTGCAGCCCCGGATCGCGCTCGGCCAGCGCCTGCAGGCGCTCGGCGCTGCCGTCGGTGCTGCCGTCCACGACCACCCACACCGGATTCCACTGCGCGCGGGCGCTGCGCACGGTCGCATCGACCCTGAGGCCCGGGTTGTAGCTCGGAATCAGCACGAGATGGGTGGACGAAGCGCGCGGCGAGGACATGGGCACGGCCAAGGTCGAAGACGGGGATCCTGACGGAATTTTATGACCTGCCGACGACCCGCGGCATCGGGTTTCCACGTCCGGCATCGTCATGCGAGGCCGCCGTTGACCGACAGCACCTGCCCCGTCACGTAGGCCGCCGCATCCGACACGAGATACGCGACCATGCCCGCGACTTCGTCGGGCCGGCCCGCGCGCTGCGCGGGCACGAGCTGCTTGATGCGTTCGGCGGGAAACGCGTGTTCGGCCATCGGCGACGCGATGATGCCGGGCGCGACCGCGTTCACGGTGATGCCGCGCGATGCGAGCTCGAGCGACAGCGACCGGGTCGCGCCGATCAGCCCGGCCTTCGCGGCCGCATAGTTGACCTGCCCGCGGTTGCCGGTCACGCCCGCGACCGACGCGATGTTGACGATCCGCCCCCAGCGCGTGCGGATCATCGGCAGCAGCAGCGGCTGCGTGACGTTGAAGAAGCCGTTCAGCGACACGTCGATCACGCTGCGCCATTGCTGCCGCGACATGCCGGCCATCGGCGCGTCGGCGTGGATGCCCGCGTTGTTGACGAGGATCTGCACCGGCGCGTCGTCGACGAGCCGCGCGAGCGCGGCGTCGACCGCGTCGGCGTCGGTCACGTCGAACGCGATCGCATGCGCGGCGCCGCCTGCCGCGACGATCCGCTGCGCGACCGCCTCCGCCTGCGCGAGATGGCGGTTCGCGTGCACCCAGACTTCATGGCCGGCCAGCGCCAGCGCTTCGCAGATCGCCTGCCCGAGCGCGCCGCTGCCGCCCGTCACGAGCGCGCGCATCGACCGTCTCCTTCCATGTGCGTTTCACTCCGATCGACGCGGCGGCGGCGAAGCGCCTGCTTCGCATCCGGCCGCGTGCCGTTGTCACCGATTTCGCGCCGAAGCGGCGCGCGACGTCATTTCGCGCGATGCGCGGCGACGTAGTCGGCGAGCGCGCCGAGCGTCGCGAAGATCCTTTCGTTATCCGGATTGTCCGAGCGCAGCTCGAAGCCGTACTTCTTCGAGATCAGCAGCGCGATTTCCAGGATGTCGATGGAGTCGAGCCCGAATCCTTCCCCATACAACGGAGTGTCGGCGGTCACTGCGTCGAGCGACACGTCTTCGAGATTCAGTTCGCCGATGATCAGCGCGGCGAGCTCTTGTTCCAGTGCGTTCATCATGCTTGCAAACAGGCAGCGCACGGCAGCGGGAGCGCACGGGAACGGCGGTCTCGCCATTCCTCCGGCGTCCGCCGGCCACCCCGCCCGTGTTTTTGGGGATCGTTTGGTAAAAGTTACGCGGATTCTAGTCGACGGGTATCGGGGCGTATACGGTGAAAGGGTTACAGACGTGCGGGCCCGCGCCGCCCGCATTTCGGGACGCGAACCCACGGGACGCTTGAGCCGCTTTGGATGGAAATGGATCGGCCGCGCGGCGGGCTGCGCGCGGCGCCATACAATCGGTTACAAAACCCCTTCCCGCCCACCCGAAAGTCCACCGTCAGGCACCCTAAAATGTGCGTGCCATGACAGTCGGCCGGCCCCTTGCCCCGGCCGCCATTCCTAAGACAATTGACGGCCCGACTCTCGCGTCGCGCCCCCGACCCGTATCGACGCACCCAGCCATGCCGTGCCCACCCGTTCGCCGCATTTTTGCGCCTGTTCCGATCCGCTGCCGCGCTGCCGCCGCACG encodes:
- the fabG gene encoding 3-oxoacyl-ACP reductase FabG, with translation MRALVTGGSGALGQAICEALALAGHEVWVHANRHLAQAEAVAQRIVAAGGAAHAIAFDVTDADAVDAALARLVDDAPVQILVNNAGIHADAPMAGMSRQQWRSVIDVSLNGFFNVTQPLLLPMIRTRWGRIVNIASVAGVTGNRGQVNYAAAKAGLIGATRSLSLELASRGITVNAVAPGIIASPMAEHAFPAERIKQLVPAQRAGRPDEVAGMVAYLVSDAAAYVTGQVLSVNGGLA
- a CDS encoding phosphopantetheine-binding protein, translating into MMNALEQELAALIIGELNLEDVSLDAVTADTPLYGEGFGLDSIDILEIALLISKKYGFELRSDNPDNERIFATLGALADYVAAHRAK